In a single window of the Portunus trituberculatus isolate SZX2019 chromosome 1, ASM1759143v1, whole genome shotgun sequence genome:
- the LOC123513946 gene encoding brain tumor protein-like, giving the protein MSVCSPTPSLESLSGTPLGSLIDSDPPRSLENSPPASTTGSVVGRSSPVATVCGICNDTFVLPRVLSCLHVFCLGCLEKVCDGGERLVCPQCQAVTTAPPPLLLPDYALHRLLEAPVDEPASCTACKSRDVAAVARCLDCAKLLCPHCVMAHQYMHCFEGHRVMTLAELAQRDERPVTCIRHKGEPLKYFCVTCSAPICVDCTLLDHPKGLHEHEALHDAAPKHLDQICHAMEGGRSRAADLRSCVKAVEGSSGRLQQQYEKAQSEIQDTFAFYTTVVEERKSELLRELDSLYHAKQVSLSVFAQKAQECVDKLLSTCDFVDKMRKYANTTEVLMFRKLIEGKLAEQMGKNFDLGMQNVSDLEFVSNYPAIQVGVRNTFGYIRSSSDIQVGPAKLPPIARPSPSASVTSMNTINTCLNGLSGLTTLANGGGGGLAPGHPGAIPVVSSTAPVPNGMTAGLGGAALGSALGGGLANGLANGFSGLGGGGGGGGGGVNGNLNGVLERPYSSSQLSALLSKRFSSTQSLGPFSTSLGDLNMNGLSSYEKWSCGGGEGVFSGGGGGGGGGRVGVGGGDPVLHDLSHKLLSCSIFPPRSQIKRQKMIYHCKFGEFGVLEGQFTEPSGVAVNAQNDIIVADTNNHRIQIFDKEGRFKFQFGECGKRDGQLLYPNRVAVVRTSGDIIVTERSPTHQIQIYNQYGQFVRKFGANTLCYPRGVTVDHKGRIIVVECKVMRVIIFDQYGTVLHQFNCPNHLEFPNGVVVNDKQEIFISDNRAHCVKVFNYEGQYLRQIGGEGITNYPIGVGINSQGEVLIADNHNNFNLTLFTQEGQLVSAYESKVKHAQCFDVALMDDGSVVLASKDYRLYVYRYLQVPPPHM; this is encoded by the exons ATGTCTGTGTGTTCCCCGACGCCTTCCTTGGAGAGTCTGTCTGGGACGCCCCTCGGCTCTCTCATCGACTCTGACCCACCACGATCCCTGGAGAACTCACCCCCAGCCTCCACCACAG GGTCTGTGGTTGGCCGCAGCTCTCCAGTGGCCACGGTGTGCGGGATATGCAACGACACCTTTGTGTTGCCGCGAGTGTTGTCGTGCCTGCACGTGTTCTGCCTGGGCTGCCTGGAGAAGGTGTGTGACGGGGGGGAGCGCCTAGTGTGTCCCCAGTGCCAGGCCGTCACCACCGCgccgccaccgctgctgctgccggacTACGCCCTGCACCGCCTGCTGGAGGCGCCCGTGGACGAGCCAGCGTCCTGTACAGCCTGCAAGAGCCGCGACGTGGCGGCCGTGGCCCGCTGCCTGGACTGTGCCAAGCTCCTGTGTCCACACTGCGTCATGGCCCACCAGTACATGCACTGCTTTGAGGGCCATCGCGTCATGACGCTGGCCGAGCTGGCCCAGCGCGACGAGCGGCCCGTCACCTGCATCCGCCACAAGGGGGAGCCCCTCAAGTACTTCTGTGTGACCTGCAGTGCGCCCATCTGTGTGGACTGCACCCTGCTGGACCACCCCAAGGGCCTGCACGAGCACGAGGCGCTGCACGACGCGGCCCCCAAGCACCTGGACCAAATCTGCCATGCCATGGAGGGTGGCCGGTCCCGCGCGGCCGACCTGCGGTCCTGCGTGAAGGCGGTGGAGGGGTCCAGCGGGCGGCTGCAGCAGCAGTACGAGAAGGCCCAGAGTGAGATCCAGGACACCTTCGCCTTCTACACCACGGTGGTGGAGGAGCGCAAGAGTGAGCTGCTGCGGGAGCTGGACAGCCTGTACCACGCCAAGCAGGTGTCCCTCTCAGTGTTTGCCCAGAAGGCCCAGGAGTGCGTGGACAAGCTACTCTCCACCTGCGACTTTGTGGACAAGATGCGGAAGTACGCCAACACCACGGAGGTGCTCATGTTCCGCAAGCTGATCGAGGGCAAGCTGGCGGAGCAGATGGGCAAGAACTTTGACCTGGGCATGCAGAACGTCAGCGACCTGGAGTTTGTGTCCAACTACCCCGCCATCCAGGTGGGCGTCCGCAACACCTTCGGATACATCAGGTCCTCCTCAGACATCCAGGTGGGCCCTGCCAAGCTGCCCCCCATTGCCCGCCCCTCCCCCTCTGCCTCTGTCACCAGCATGAACACCATCAACACCTGCCTCAACGGACTCTCCGGCCTCACCACGCTGGCcaatggtggcggcggcggcctgGCCCCCGGCCACCCCGGTGCCATCCCTGTGGTGTCCAGCACAGCCCCGGTGCCCAACGGCATGACGGCCGGCCTGGGCGGTGCCGCGCTGGGCTCGGCCCTCGGTGGCGGCCTGGCCAACGGTCTGGCCAACGGCTTCTCAGGGCTGGGTGGAGGTGGGGGTGGCGGAGGCGGGGGTGTGAATGGCAACCTGAATGGAGTGCTGGAGCGTCCGTACAGCAGCAGCCAGCTGTCCGCGCTGCTGTCCAAGCGGTTCAGCTCCACACAGTCCCTGGGGCCATTCTCCACCAGCCTGGGCGACCTCAACATGAACGGCCTCTCCTCCTACGAGAAGTGGAgctgcggcggcggcgagggGGTGttcagcggtggtggtggcggcggcggcggcgggaggGTGGGGGTGGGCGGCGGTGACCCGGTGCTGCACGACCTGTCCCACAAGCTGCTGTCGTGCTCCATCTTTCCGCCGCGGTCGCAGATCAAGCGGCAGAAGATGATCTACCACTGCAAGTTTGGGGAGTTTGGGGTGCTGGAGGGGCAGTTCACGGAGCCCAGCGGTGTGGCCGTCAACGCGCAGAACGACATCATTGTGGCCGACACAAACAACCACCGTATCCAGATCTTCGACAAGGAAGGACGATTCAAGTTTCAGTTTGGGGAGTGCGGGAAGCGGGACGGCCAGCTGCTGTACCCGAACCGCGTGGCTGTTGTGCGGACCAGCGGGGACATCATCGTGACGGAACGCAGCCCGACGCACCAGATACAGATCTACAACCAGTATGGACAGTTTGTGAGGAAGTTTGGGGCCAATACACTCTGCTATCCTCGCGGCGTGACGGTGGACCACAAGGGACGGATCATCGTGGTGGAATGCAAGGTGATGCGCGTCATTATCTTCGACCAGTACGGCACTGTCCTCCACCAGTTCAACTGTCCAAACCACCTCGAGTTTCCAAATGGAGTTGTCGTTAATGACAAGCAGGAAATATTCATCTCAGACAACAGGGCTCACTGTGTCAAg GTGTTTAACTACGAGGGGCAGTACCTCCGTCAGATTGGTGGAGAGGGCATCACCAACTACCCTATAGGTGTGGGGATCAACAGCCAGGGGGAAGTACTCATCGCTGACAACCACAACAACTTCAACCTGACCTTATTTACGCAGGAAGGTCAATTGGTTTCTGCGTACGAGTCGAAGGTGAAGCACGCGCAGTGTTTCGACGTGGCTCTGATGGACGACGGCTCGGTGGTTCTGGCCAGCAAGGATTACCGTCTCTACGTGTACCGGTATCTGCAGGTCCCCCCCCCACACATGTGA